The sequence GAAAAATAGTATTTTGCATTTCCTAATTAGGTGGGAAGAAGTTCGTTTATAAACAAGAAACccctaaaattaaattactGCTATGCATTAAGTTCCTTTACACAGATTGAACATAAATGAGTCCAGTCGATTTGATCTCCCCAATGAACAATAGCATCAATATAATGACAATTGGTGAATATAGGCCAATTTGCAGTTGATTGGAAGCTACCAAGTAAATTCAATCTAGTTGAATCCAAGTGCAGCGGATGTGGGTTATGCTCGATAACATTGTTAACCCCAAGGTGATGGATCCTTTCATCCTTTGGAGCGTGGAACCTACATTACAAATAGGGTATGTCTGGTCTATGTCTACTCCTTGCTGTTTTACAACCCATCAGCAGGATACATAAAATGATCAcagaaattttttataaaaaaaaacagtgcctTGGAATGGATGTTTCATATCAGTTATGTTTCAGGAAGCCATCATTTCATTATTGCAGAATCACTTGTCAAAGTATAACTaactaattaaagaaaaactaagaggatGACTTGAATTCATCtcaacacaatttaattttgaattgcagATATCAGCCTGACACTATAGCAGTGGTCACTGCTGGCCCAAGTATGACAATTTACATGGCAGGATGATTACCATGATAAGAGGACTATCTACGGTTCTCAACCATGGAAAGCATTTCTTCAACAAGATGGCCACATTGTATGTAAAATaagcataaaaagaaaggaGTGCAGCTGAACAAATATGTCCTCGTGCAGGAATTAAGCATTACTCAATTCTTTTGACTTCGATTTTGGTATTTCTCTGTTCATCTTTCACAGCAGTTATATGAGTTGTAAGCTAAtagcttttccttttcttcagaTATCCTAATAGCATTTTCCTCGCAGGCAAATTTGACATTTTCAATAGAGCTAGTTGTTCAATTTTAGTGATGTTCAAATGAACAACAGCATGATTTTCCCTACTTATCTTAAGCAAAACCATCTACATTAGCAAATAAGATGAGGAATTCTAACAGTcgtaaataatattaacaactaTTCAATGCCAATGTTGAATTGAAGCATCAAtcacaaagaaaaggaaaacgtTCTCCATATCCAAATTTCCTTTAGACAAAAAGATAATGACGAGACATCATGAAAGGAACAAGGACAACAATATATATCTAAGGAAACCACAAACCAGCAAAGATGATGAGAACATGAGCGAATAATCTCTAcctaaatctaaataaattacCTCATTCATGAGATCCAAAACCATTAACAGCCACCACAGCGCCTTTCTTCATAGTAACGTCCTCTTCTTCTCTAATCTCATCATCATCAGAATCCAAAGTGAACAGGCCATGATTCTCCATTTGCTGCATCTCTGCTCCAAGAGGTTTATACGAATCACCACGAGCCCCGTTATTCTTAGCCATGACTGAGTAGACACTCATCGCGGAAATCACTAGCAGAGCAAGATGGCAATTAAATTGAAGAGTAGCGATTCCTCTTGCTCTATGATACTCAGGATGTCCTTTACATTTGATAGTGTAATTCCCTCTACTCTTTTCGTGCAAAGAGCAACCATGAACAATCAAATTGGTGTAAAAAGAAAGACCCATTTGCACAATCCACATCCCTTGCAAAATCAACCCAACCCCACGTGCTAATCTTGGATAATCATTCGATTTCCATGGTGATTTCAGTTCAAGAGTCGTAGAAACCACACATATCAAAATGGGCACAAGCATAAGATCGAAATACCTGTTCTCTATTCCGCTTGGGTCCTTTCTTTGCATATAAAACAGAAGAAACTCTTCAACAAATGCgaacaaaacaatcaaattaaggATCGAAGAAGGGAAGCgaacaaaacttgaaaaattcgATAAAAGACCCAAAACTGAGTATAACAAGAAAAGAGCCGCAACAGCTAGGATTTGTAGTTGGAGGGCTGAGCCAACTTGATCTCGTGAGTTAACAGCGTTGAAAAAGGAGATTAGAGAGTTGACAATAAAGAGAAGGGAGAAGATGGAAACAGTGATATAGTTCGCAGAAGAGGAAGATGAGTTTGAGTTTCTTTGAGTAGCTGATTTTGGTGTTTGCTTCAGCGGTGAAGATGGATTTGAAACTGAGTTCCAGTTTTGGCTTGCGGTTGAGGATGTGAGAGATTCCCATGCACCAATCAGAATAAAACCACTACCAGCTAAAGTCATTGAGAATAGCcccatttttttgtgtttcctaGATGCGGTTTGTTGTctgtctctctttctctctattatTCCAGGAGGCTTGATTTTGATCAAGAACAATTGAATGAGGCTGTTTGTTGACCTTCTTGTTTGATGGTTGATTTTGTTGGGGTTTGACCGTTTTTTAGATTGATTCGGAGGCTGCTGGTTCGAGGAAACAAGCAAGTCGGCGGCCCAGAATTCGATCACACTTTTCGGTGTTTAGCACAGCTtttagttgtattttttaattttttaaagaatatttttaactttaaaaatattaaattaatatatttttagcttttagtTATTTAATCCATGCTTCATTGCAAACGagattttgtttatataaaataattatatatattgacttttttgacatgtttttatacataaaaaattatttaaattaaaaaatttgtgcatatatataattaaataaataaattatgtatgttaataactgaaaaaaaaagtcaataatattatatatgttaataactggagaaaaaattatgtatgttaataaaaaattatataaaataataatgttaaattaatatatttctaacttTTAGTTATTTAATCCATGCTTCATTGCAaacgagaattttttttataaaaaataattatatatattgatgtctttttacatgtttttatacataaaaattatataaattaaaaacaaatgtgcatatatataatcaaatatataaaaaattatgtatgtTAATAACCGgagaaaaaagttattaataatagataaaaataaaattaaaaaaatcaagaaacatgtataaaaatcaTGGTATTTAATCTCACAAGACGAGATATTTACCTggtagaaattgaaaaaatcatgatttttctaatatttaccTGGTGctgaaattatttattaaaattaattttttattcaatcaaacgaTAATAAAAAGTAGACATATtgtaaattgattgaataaaaaaaagaagaaaaatattatgcaaggctgcatatattaaaaatattttctaaaaataaatatttttatttttaaaaataaattttatctatataaagataaaaaaaaatattgattaatcagaatattttttttaaaaaaaaaactaaatactcACAGCATTATTAAAACACAATCTCTATCttaaaaaaggttaaataagaaaataaaaattacaaagaagggatattaattcaaagattatttaagaaaaagagacattaaaaaaatatatcaattaaaaagagcaaaattagaaaaaaaaaaaatccagatgTTGTGGCataacttttcaaacttgtgCTCCGTGGCATGTACTCAaccaaattcaataatttttttttcttaaatttatatttaacctttaaaaataaataaaaaaagaaggctCTCAAGGCCATGGCCCAACATGTCTAAGCCTTTGCAAGGAAAAGCCTAGGCATGTCAGTAGGCCTTCAAGCCAATGTCCGCGCATTtggaaatgattttattttttatatattttaaaggggTTTATCCTTTTTTGAATATGACATATCACCTACCAGGACAAACAGCGTGTTGGGGGTAGtgtcttcttttttcaaataaactgatttttaaatcatttcaagcaaaaaaaaacatcttgccACCATTCTTGGAACACCCATAAACCAATTCATCAACTCAAAATACccaaaaatattccaaaaacatgaaatcaaacTAAGTTAGATTTATCTTTCTcgatttagatttgtttttttcatgcaaCATCAAGAATTTAAACAACCATCAAGCCAATCTCATCTCATGGAACTtgtggacaaaaaaaaaaaattagtggcTAGAAATAGCTTGAATGGCGACCTTCTATCTTATAGCTGGAATCTAACGacccctctctctctatctcctcTTTCTAATCAGAGACTggaaaatcctataaataaaattttataccaaaattgatttttgtgaaaTCTAAAGATACTATAActatattatttgtgttatgcTTGAAGTTTGAGGATTTAAGTGTATTTTAATAAAGTTTATGACACGCCACCTATGTGTAACACCTATTTCATTTGAGTCACATGCCACCTATGTTTAATACCTTTTATCATTTGAGTCCCTCTCCTTTCAATTCCACTATTGCTTCAATTAGGATTTGGGGGCAAGATGGCCAATGAACACTATACAAGGGAATATTATTCTAGAAAATTTTTATGTTAGCTAAAAAAACCATTGAAGTAGGATTTGAGGCAAGATAGTTTTCTTATCATAATTCAATAtcatttttagattgtttgAGGGTACATTAgttagttgttttatttttttttaatagttaaattacttaaatatcacgagaacaaaaaaaataggtaGTTTAAAGGTAAGGGATTTTCCTTAACATTTGGTctctatcctttttttattagtatttttattatgaataatctataaaattatatattttttttaattttacccctttctagttttttttcatctttcaaatatggttttcatttttttattgttatttttttttatttgggatcttttttaaattattttttttacaattttatccttcttatgattttttttttctatcaaatctgATCCTCTTTactttgattgttatttatattattttggcaagtttttttaaattgatatttttttacaatttcatcatttgacaataaattgattgagaattaagttttaagttttagattaaataaagTTTAAGAAGTTTGCACCAGGTTtgcatggtttttattttccattgtttatgctatttttttttatcctttagcatttatttgatttgagaCTGAGTTccgttctttttatttattttcttatatagaaTTTTTTGTTGGTCATGAAAATAACCCTAGTTAtatcaaatctttttatttgtggttctttattgggttttttttttttctaattccttaaattgatatttttttttaatttcatcatttattagttagagatttattttataaaaaaattataaaattaaatatttttttttcaatttcatccccctttatttttttatatttcaaatttgttcctttttcttttggttgAGAGTTTGGACATCTTACCTCAGGTTTAAAAGGTTCGTCCATGTatgcttgatttattttatttttgttttttaaatttattttttttcaatctcatcattCATCATTTATGTTATTAGCAATtaggttatgttttttttttttatctaccttttatatgattttttttgtgaattttcaaAGCAACttggtttatctttatttaATGTTTCTTATAGGTTTCCCATCGTTTTTCCTTAATCGAGTCTATGCCGagtctcatttttttaaaatacatttgcaTCTCTCCGGCATCTTTTGTTtactaataacaataatattttggctCATAGTGCAACGCGAAGCCACAAATGTATTTAACATAAACTAAGGGAgggagttgtttttttattgtatccCTTATCACATAACATTATtatagttgtgttttttttttttattcttttggtgttttttttttaatttcaattccatcatttaaaattaggtttattagggaattgagcttcattattttttttaatttacatatttACGAGATTATCCGAAACTCATGACCCCAAGTCTCTACTTTAACAGGtcaactcaaattttttttccctttttctaattatatctttttctctctttcaatttaatccttcaacattagattgattgaaaaatagacttcgtaatttattttgatctacTTTTCATGAGGTTATTCCTATCTCATAACTCGGGTCAcaagtttgataggttaacactcgagtttttttgtttttcttttttttattgatttttttaaaaaaaatttcatatttcatcactagattaatcaagaattaagcttcataatttattttaatttttttcatatattggaTTGTTTTGGTCTTATGATTTAGGTTATGGATTTGACAGATTAACCTGGGTTTGctcaagttatttttgtttgtttgtttttttaattgatttttcctcaatttcatcattcaacattgaatttattgaaaattcagTTTCATGTGGGCTACTCCAGGCCCCAAggtcttttttttctcatttttatctattataatttgattttaaaaaaatttcttgcttatttttttttaatttcatcacttaatatttagttgattattaaatagacaatgtaatttattttggtttgatttttttttttcaatctcctGAATGTATAGTtggttctcaattttattctatattatatatatatatattatataaaagatTCTTGAACCCTATTAAGTCCATGGTCCATGTTATAAATTTGATTAGTTAACTTTGATTGGATAGACATcaggcttcatgatttttttgttgcataaataattctcaatttatttaattaaatatatcaataGACCTTTTgaattctgttttgttttttatttttattttataaaaacacgtaaaaaatacatatatatatatatatatatatatatatataatttaaaaaaaaaaaaattcaaccagcaacaatgcacaaagcAAAAGCCAAACAGCCACCGTTTACCGTCAGCCAAGGAACCAGAAAAGCAAACAGCAGGATGAGGAGAAACGAAAGAAAGCAGATCATTCAACAAACACATCAATCTCAGAAGGGAAATTGCAGTACCATCGAAGAATGATCTTTAGACCACGGGAAATTACACAAAGCTATCATTACCATATTGTCATTCCAGGAAACAAAACAGATGATTCACAAGCTCATCACTGTAAAAGTCATAGGAGAATTACACGAGGCTATCATAATACCATGTCACATGAAGCCATTTTTTCACAACTATTTTACAACAGAGACCCTCTGTAAGGGTTTATAATGCTCCTTTCAGTAATATATATGAATCATCTCAAGCCCTTCAAATTGCTAGCCGCCGTCTACACTTGTCCACATTCAAATATAAATACTACCAGCTGAATGATAAGTCACCTTGCAGTTTTCAAGTTGCATGATTTGGGAATGGACAGGAGGCAAACCAATGGCAAGCTTACATGTGCTCAAAACTGATCAAAAGAGACTGCCCTTCCCGAGCTTCATTCATAAAGGAATATTTCATTTTGCCACTTCAAAAATACCTCATCGCTTCCTTAGAGCCGATCCTTTGGCCACAGCTTTTATGCTTTGTGAATCTTTGAAGCAAACGAAGTGAACGATTGTTTTCCCATTGGGGTAGACTGCAAAAACGCTCGTTCCAATTTTCTTGTTGCAAAGAGAGCAGGTAGTATCACTGGTGATCTTGACAACTGTTTTCCTACGGTTGTACATTTCATCCCTCACCTGTTTACATgatttgtgaagaaaaataGAACGGTGAGCAGATAGTTGTTCTAAGTACATGGATGCAACAACCATGCTGTAAAAAACAAGAGCCAATTAAACAACATGAGAATGGATAATGAatgcataaagaaaatacacaaCTAAGCAATTGTAGATAAAGACCATCACGCTGATTTGAGAATGAAATGTATTAGGAACATTAACTTCAGTTTGAAGCTAATTGAAATTGCCTCTTACAaagaaatttgatataaaaacttgGTTTAATGTAAAGTGGCACTCGGCAAGCAACAATATGCAAA is a genomic window of Populus alba chromosome 5, ASM523922v2, whole genome shotgun sequence containing:
- the LOC118029971 gene encoding uncharacterized protein, which encodes MGLFSMTLAGSGFILIGAWESLTSSTASQNWNSVSNPSSPLKQTPKSATQRNSNSSSSSANYITVSIFSLLFIVNSLISFFNAVNSRDQVGSALQLQILAVAALFLLYSVLGLLSNFSSFVRFPSSILNLIVLFAFVEEFLLFYMQRKDPSGIENRYFDLMLVPILICVVSTTLELKSPWKSNDYPRLARGVGLILQGMWIVQMGLSFYTNLIVHGCSLHEKSRGNYTIKCKGHPEYHRARGIATLQFNCHLALLVISAMSVYSVMAKNNGARGDSYKPLGAEMQQMENHGLFTLDSDDDEIREEEDVTMKKGAVVAVNGFGSHE